The genomic region TTTGGGAGAGTTAAGGCAAAAGTTACTTGAAAACCAAGCAAGAGAGGTAATTCCTAGCGATGAACGACCACAATATGCTACAAATCACGTTTTTCTACACTAACGGTCAAATAGAAGCCTTCAACGTAGTTTTGCACGAAGATAATGCTCTGACTCCTCAAGAAATTCAGCAGCGGATTTTGAAACATCTGGACAAACCTTGGTGCTTGCTACATTTGCCAGAACAAACGATTTGCGTCAATACATCTCGCTTGCTAAAAGTTGAAGTGAAGCCGACAATGTACGAACTACATGGGGAAGGAGTATTTTCCGATGTGCGGCGCGTCACTGCTCTTTCTCGGAGCGCCCAGCGGTAATTCAGGGGGAGTGGAGAGTTAGGAGAACAAGGCAATAATGACTAGCTTCAAACCTCCGAGAGTGTCACAATATTCCTTTACAGGACACAAGAGAGAAATCATGACCATGCATCCTCTACTCCACCAAGCTTTTGCCCAAGGACGGGCGCTAAAAATTATTAGCGGTTTGAATAACCTCGATCGCCAAAGCGTAGCAGCGACAGTCAACGCAGCCGATCGCGGTGGTGCTACTTTTGTTGATATTGCTGCTGATGTCGAGCTAGTACAGATGGTAAAAGAATTGACGAATTTGCCAATTTGTGTTTCAGCAGTCGATCCAGAAAAATTTGTCACCTGTGTAGCAGCTGGTGCAGATCTAATTGAAATTGGTAACTTCGATAGCTTCTACGCGCAAGGACGCAGATTTGAAGCAGAGGAAGTACTCGCCTTAACAGAAATTACGCGATCGCTCTTACCTGAAATTACCTTATCTGTCACCGTTCCCCACATTTTAGAACTCGATCGCCAAGTGCAGCTAGCAGAGGAGCTTGTAAAAGCTGGAGCTGATATTATCCAAACCGAAGGTGGTACGAGCAGCAGTCCCGTTCATTCTGGTACGTTGGGTTTGGTCGAGAAAGCTGCACCTACCCTCGCCGCCGCTTACGAAATCTCCCGCGCCGTATTCGTACCCGTGTTGTGTGCTTCTGGTATCTCCAACGTTACCGCACCAATGGCGATCGCATCTGGTGCGGCTGGTGTGGGTGTAGGTTCGGCAATTAACCAACTCAATAGCGAAGTGGCTATGA from Chroococcidiopsis sp. SAG 2025 harbors:
- a CDS encoding DUF561 domain-containing protein translates to MTMHPLLHQAFAQGRALKIISGLNNLDRQSVAATVNAADRGGATFVDIAADVELVQMVKELTNLPICVSAVDPEKFVTCVAAGADLIEIGNFDSFYAQGRRFEAEEVLALTEITRSLLPEITLSVTVPHILELDRQVQLAEELVKAGADIIQTEGGTSSSPVHSGTLGLVEKAAPTLAAAYEISRAVFVPVLCASGISNVTAPMAIASGAAGVGVGSAINQLNSEVAMIAAVRSLVESLATVNRPVLRTQG